One segment of Alnus glutinosa chromosome 2, dhAlnGlut1.1, whole genome shotgun sequence DNA contains the following:
- the LOC133860880 gene encoding AAA-ATPase At3g28510-like: MTPKDMFVNLGSIMASLMFVWAVFQQYVPYQLQNNMEKYCQILLRFVYRYNQIRFDELTGDYHSYRSEAYSAIQNYLSSKSSTQAKRLKADIAKNSQSLALRMDDHEEVADEFEGIKLWWASGKDVSNTPSFWNPEEKRYYRLTFHRRHRDLILGPYLDHVLKEGKAIEVRTRQRKLYTNSEQSQWSHVVLKHPASFQTLAMDPEKKKEIMEDLITFSKAEEFYERVGRAWKRGYLLYGPPGTGKSTMIAAMANLLGYDLYDLELTAVKNNTELRKLLMEVSSKSIILIEDIDCSLDLTGQRKKKKKEKGEADEKKDPRQKPEKEEKDTEASQVTLSGLLNFIDGLWSACGGERLIVFTTNYVEELDPALIRRGRMDKHIELSYCRFEAFKVLAKNYLQIESHPLFGRIRELLEETNMSPADVAEHLMPKTTSGDPTICLESLIQALETAKEEARLKAEEEAKKIEQPAKEEAKEQDKLVTAEE, from the coding sequence ATGACCCCAAAAGACATGTTCGTTAATCTAGGATCCATAATGGCCAGCTTGATGTTTGTGTGGGCTGTGTTTCAGCAGTACGTTCCTTATCAGCTCCAAAACAACATGGAGAAATACTGTCAAATATTGCTGAGGTTCGTTTACCGTTACAACCAAATTAGATTCGACGAGCTCACTGGAGACTATCATAGCTATCGGAGCGAAGCATACTCTGCCATCCAAAACTACCTCAGCTCCAAGTCCTCTACGCAGGCAAAGAGGCTCAAGGCAGACATAGCTAAAAACAGCCAATCTCTTGCTCTTCGCATGGATGACCATGAAGAGGTGGCTGATGAGTTTGAAGGAATCAAACTGTGGTGGGCTTCTGGGAAAGATGTTTCCAATACGCCGTCATTTTGGAACCCGGAGGAGAAGAGGTACTACAGGCTCACTTTCCATAGGCGACATAGGGACCTCATTCTCGGGCCATACCTGGATCATGTCCTCAAAGAGGGTAAGGCCATCGAGGTGAGAACCCGGCAAAGAAAGCTCTACACCAACAGCGAGCAATCGCAATGGAGCCATGTGGTGTTGAAGCACCCGGCTTCGTTCCAGACCCTCGCAATGGATCctgagaagaagaaagaaattatgGAGGACCTCATCACGTTCAGCAAGGCGGAAGAGTTTTATGAAAGAGTTGGGAGGGCTTGGAAGAGAGGTTATCTTCTTTATGGCCCTCCAGGAACAGGCAAGTCCACCATGATTGCTGCCATGGCAAATCTTTTGGGCTATGACCTTTATGATCTTGAATTGACTGCGGTGAAGAATAACACTGAGCTTAGGAAGCTATTGATGGAAGTATCAAGCAAGTCTATTATTTTGATTGAAGACATTGACTGTTCACTTGATCTCACTGgtcaaaggaagaagaagaaaaaggagaaaggtGAAGCAGACGAAAAGAAGGATCCGAGACAAAAAccggaaaaagaagagaaggataCCGAAGCAAGCCAGGTTACTCTTTCTGGGCTGCTGAATTTTATTGATGGGCTTTGGTCAGCTTGTGGCGGGGAAAGATTGATTGTCTTCACCACTAATTATGTCGAGGAACTCGATCCAGCACTGATTCGAAGAGGGCGGATGGATAAACACATAGAATTGTCGTACTGCAGATTTGAAGCGTTCAAGGTGCTGGCTAAGAACTATCTTCAAATTGAATCTCACCCTTTGTTTGGCAGAATCCGTGAGTTGTTGGAAGAAACAAATATGTCTCCAGCTGATGTTGCGGAGCATTTGATGCCCAAGACAACTTCAGGGGATCCAACAATCTGCTTGGAAAGTCTGATCCAAGCTCTTGAAACGGCGAAAGAAGAAGCAAGGTTGAAAGCCGAGGAAGAAGCCAAAAAGATTGAACAACCAGccaaagaagaagcaaaagagCAAGATAAACTCGTTACCGCTGAAGAATGA
- the LOC133859760 gene encoding AAA-ATPase At3g28510-like: MEAKHMFANLGSIMASLMFVWAMFQQYVPYQLQNNIEKYCQILVRFIYPYIQIRFDELTGEYDIFRSEAYTAIQTYLSSSSSTQAKRLKADIAKNSKSLALRMDDHEEVADEFQGVKLWWASGKDVSNTPSFWNPEERRYYRLTFHKRHRDLILGPYLDHVLKEGKAIEVRTRQRKLYTNSDSKWSHVVLKHPASFQTLAMDPEKKKEIMEDLITFSKAEEFYESVGRAWKRGYLLYGPPGTGKSTMIAAMANLLGYDLYDLELTSVKNNTELRKLLMEVSSKSIILIEDIDCSLDLTGQRKKKKKEKDDAEKKKDPTQKPEKEEKDSEESKVTLSGLLNFIDGLWSACGGERLIVFTTNYVEKLDPALIRRGRMDKHIELSYCRFEAFKGLAKSYLKTESHPLFGRISELLEETNMSPADVAEHLMPKTTSGDPTLSLESLIEALETAKEEARLKAEDEAKKIEQPAKEESKDQDKVVTTEE, translated from the coding sequence ATGGAAGCAAAACACATGTTTGCTAATCTAGGATCCATAATGGCCAGCTTGATGTTTGTGTGGGCTATGTTTCAGCAGTACGTTCCTTATCAGCTCCAAAACAACATCGAGAAATACTGTCAAATATTGGTGAGGTTCATTTACCCTTACATCCAAATTAGGTTCGACGAGCTCACGGGAGAGTATGATATCTTTCGGAGCGAAGCTTACACTGCCATCCAAACCTACCTCAGCTCCAGCTCCTCTACGCAGGCAAAGAGGCTCAAGGCAGACATAGCTAAAAACAGCAAGTCTCTTGCTCTTCGCATGGATGACCATGAAGAGGTGGCTGATGAGTTTCAAGGAGTCAAACTGTGGTGGGCTTCTGGGAAAGATGTTTCTAATACACCATCATTTTGGAACCCGGAGGAGAGGAGGTACTACAGGCTCACTTTCCATAAGCGACACAGGGACCTCATTCTCGGGCCATACCTGGATCATGTCCTCAAAGAGGGTAAGGCCATCGAGGTGAGAACCCGGCAAAGAAAGCTCTACACCAACAGCGACTCCAAATGGAGCCATGTGGTGTTGAAGCACCCGGCTTCGTTCCAGACACTCGCAATGGATCctgagaagaagaaagaaattatgGAGGACCTCATCACGTTCAGCAAGGCGGAAGAGTTTTATGAAAGTGTTGGGAGGGCTTGGAAGAGAGGTTATCTCCTTTATGGCCCTCCAGGAACAGGCAAGTCTACCATGATTGCCGCCATGGCCAATCTTTTGGGCTATGACCTTTACGATCTTGAATTGACTTCGGTGAAGAATAACACTGAGCTGAGGAAGTTATTGATGGAAGTATCAAGCAAGTCTATTATTTTGATTGAGGACATTGACTGTTCACTTGATCTCACTGgtcaaaggaagaagaagaaaaaggagaaagatgatgcagaaaaaaagaaggatccGACCCAAAAACCGGAAAAGGAAGAGAAGGATAGCGAAGAAAGCAAGGTTACTCTTTCTGGGCTGCTGAATTTTATTGATGGGCTTTGGTCAGCTTGTGGCGGGGAAAGACTGATTGTCTTCACCACTAATTATGTGGAGAAACTCGATCCAGCACTGATTCGAAGAGGGCGGATGGATAAGCACATAGAATTGTCGTATTGCAGGTTTGAAGCGTTCAAGGGACTAGCCAAGAGCTATCTTAAAACTGAATCTCACCCTTTGTTTGGCAGAATCAGTGAGTTGTTGGAAGAAACAAATATGTCTCCAGCTGATGTTGCGGAGCATTTGATGCCCAAGACAACTTCAGGGGATCCAACATTGTCCTTGGAGAGTCTGATCGAAGCTCTTGAAACGGCGAAAGAAGAAGCAAGGTTGAAAGCCGAGGACGAAGCCAAAAAGATTGAACAACCAGCCAAAGAAGAATCAAAAGACCAAGATAAAGTCGTTACCACTGAAGAATAA
- the LOC133859761 gene encoding AAA-ATPase At3g28510-like — MVVSKDMLANLGSIMASLMFVWAIFQQYVPYQLRNNIEKYSQRVLRFVYPYIQIRFNELSGERFFSRSEAYKSIQTYLSSSSSTQAKRLKADIAKNGQSLALSMDDHEEVADEFQGVKLWWASGKNISKSPSFWNPEEKRYYRLTFHKKHRDLILGSYLDHILKEAKAIEVRNRQRKLYTNSASNWSHVVLKHPASFQTLAMDPEKKKEIMEDLTTFSKGEEFYERVGRAWKRGYLLYGPPGTGKSSMIAAMANFLGYDLYDLELTSVKNNTDLRKLLMEVPNKSIIVIEDIDCSLDLTGQRKKKKKKEKDEEEEKKDPKQKPEKEEKDTESSQVTLSGLLNFIDGLWSASGGERLIVFTTNYVEKLDPALIRRGRMDKHIELSYCRFEAFKVLAKNYLQIESHSLFGKISELLEETDMSPADVAEHLMPKSTSGDPTLCLEGLIQALEKAKEEARLKAEEEARLKAEEEAKKSEQPVKEEAKEDDNVVTAEE, encoded by the coding sequence ATGGTGGTGTCAAAAGACATGCTTGCTAATCTAGGATCCATAATGGCCAGTTTGATGTTTGTATGGGCTATTTTTCAGCAGTACGTTCCTTATCAGCTTCGAAACAACATCGAGAAATACTCTCAAAGAGTGCTCAGGTTCGTTTACCCTTACATCCAAATTAGGTTCAACGAGCTCAGTGGGGAGCGTTTCTTCTCTCGGAGCGAAGCTTACAAAAGCATCCAAACCTATCTCAGCTCCAGCTCCTCTACGCAGGCAAAGAGGCTCAAGGCAGACATAGCTAAAAACGGCCAGTCTCTTGCTCTTAGCATGGACGACCATGAAGAGGTGGCTGATGAGTTTCAAGGAGTCAAACTCTGGTGGGCTTCTGGGAAAAACATTTCCAAATCACCATCATTTTGGAACCCGGAGGAGAAGAGGTACTACAGGCTCACTTTCCATAAAAAACACAGGGATCTCATTCTCGGGTCATACCTGGATCATATTCTCAAAGAGGCTAAGGCCATCGAGGTGAGAAACAGGCAAAGAAAGCTCTACACCAACAGCGCCTCGAATTGGAGCCACGTGGTGTTGAAGCACCCGGCTTCGTTCCAGACACTCGCAATGGATCctgagaagaagaaagaaattatgGAGGATCTCACCACATTCAGCAAGGGGGAAGAATTTTATGAAAGAGTCGGGAGGGCTTGGAAGAGGGGTTATCTCCTTTATGGCCCTCCAGGAACAGGCAAGTCCAGTATGATTGCTGCCATGGCCAATTTTTTAGGCTACGACCTTTATGATCTTGAATTGACTTCGGTGAAGAATAACACTGATCTGAGGAAGTTATTGATGGAAGTACCAAACAAGTCTATTATTGTGATTGAGGACATTGACTGTTCACTCGATCTCACTGgtcaaaggaagaagaagaagaaaaaggagaaagacgaagaagaagaaaagaaagatccgaaACAAAAACCGGAAAAAGAGGAGAAGGATACGGAATCAAGCCAGGTTACTCTTTCTGGGCTGCTGAATTTTATTGATGGGCTTTGGTCAGCTAGTGGCGGGGAAAGACTCATTGTCTTCACCACTAATTATGTGGAGAAACTCGATCCAGCATTGATTCGAAGAGGGCGGATGGATAAGCACATAGAATTGTCGTACTGCAGGTTTGAAGCGTTCAAGGTGCTGGCTAAGAACTATCTTCAAATTGAATCTCACTctttgtttggcaaaatcaGTGAGTTGTTGGAAGAAACCGATATGTCTCCAGCTGATGTTGCGGAGCATTTGATGCCCAAGTCAACTTCAGGGGATCCAACCTTGTGCTTGGAGGGTCTGATCCAAGCTCTTGAAAAGGCGAAAGAAGAAGCAAGGTTGAAAGCAGAGGAAGAAGCAAGGTTGAAAGCAGAGGAAGAAGCAAAAAAGTCAGAACAACCAgtcaaagaagaagcaaaagagGACGATAATGTTGTTACCGCTGAAGAATAA
- the LOC133859763 gene encoding thaumatin-like protein, translating to MKLPQLVAAFFLFLASHFLLSAGSAAATKITYYVHNKCSFPIWPATASNTGYQVIADGGFYLPPGQTQRIYTPLTWSGRIWARTGCNFNASVNPACETGDCGGQLACKGLIGTPPATLVEISVQEDKGKPSYYDVSLVDGYNIPVFVSSKQLSPSCTIRGCSKNVNSLCPQETQVLNKNGQVVACKSACLAFDLDKFCCRNEYGSPGKCKPSVYSKIFKDACPSYYSFAFDTPPPLVNCASREYVITFCPSGDMAHSSI from the exons ATGAAGTTGCCACAGCTGGTTGCtgctttctttctcttcctagCATCGCATTTTCTGCTATCTGCAG GGAGTGCAGCAGCAACTAAAATTACATATTACGTACACAACAAATGCTCCTTTCCTATATGGCCTGCAACAGCATCAAATACCGGCTATCAGGTGATAGCTGACGGTGGCTTCTACCTACCACCCGGCCAGACACAGCGCATTTACACCCCACTAACATGGAGTGGCCGGATTTGGGCCAGAACAGGCTGCAATTTCAATGCCAGTGTGAATCCCGCCTGTGAGACAGGTGACTGCGGGGGACAACTAGCGTGCAAGGGACTTATAGGCACTCCCCCAGCCACACTTGTGGAAATTTCAGTACAGGAAGATAAAGGGAAGCCAAGTTATTATGATGTGAGCTTGGTTGATGGGTACAACATCCCTGTTTTCGTCTCATCAAAGCAATTATCACCGAGTTGTACCATTAGAGGGTGCTCGAAAAATGTGAACAGCTTGTGCCCACAAGAGACTCAGGTTTTGAACAAAAATGGGCAAGTGGTGGCGTGCAAAAGTGCTTGCTTGGCTTTTGATCTTGACAAATTTTGCTGCAGAAATGAGTATGGAAGCCCAGGAAAGTGCAAGCCTAGCGTCTACTCAAAGATATTTAAGGATGCTTGTCCTTCATACTACAGTTTTGCTTTTGACACACCCCCACCATTGGTAAACTGTGCCTCCAGAGAGTATGTGATAACCTTCTGTCCGTCGGGTGATATGGCACACTCATCCATATAG
- the LOC133859762 gene encoding serine/threonine-protein kinase D6PK has protein sequence MDSGMEKPAQSSENNDTESVTSNLRDLSFNTSVSVSLCSCTVSASDNSVSSSNMSNASTAGAHKNDEPVVDYEESDTRSLSYASKSNSFDANESSFRSFCPSKPHKGNDIRWDAIQCVKAKDGDLGLGHFRLLKKLGCGDIGSVYLAELRGIGCLFAMKVMDKGMLAGRKKLVRAQTERDILGLLDHPFLPTLYSHFETEKFSCLLMEFCCGGDLHTLRQRQPGKHFTEQAAKFYASEVLLALEYLHMMGVVYRDLKPENVLVREDGHIMLSDFDLSLRCYVSPTLVHSSIEPSCRISSYCIQPSCIDPACKLPVCVEPSCLQPSCFKPHFFNSKRTKVRSEKMANADSLPVLIAEPTSARSMSFVGTHEYLAPEIIRGDGHGSAVDWWTFGIFLYELLHGRTPFKGSGNRETLFNVVGQPLKFLDGSTSISFAAKDLIRGLLVKDPQKRLGFKRGATEIKQHPFFETVNWALIRSTHPPEIPKPVDLSFLNHTFKSSVPPNDKGATDSDRSSGPYLDFEFF, from the exons ATGGACTCAGGCATGGAAAAACCAGCACAGAGCAGTGAAAACAATGATACCGAATCCGTCACTAGCAATCTCCGAGACCTTAGTTTCAATACCAGTGTTAGCGTCAGTCTTTGTAGCTGCACGGTTTCTGCGTCTGATAACAGTGTGAGTAGCAGCAATATGAGCAATGCCAGCACCGCTGGGGCTCACAAGAATGACGAACCCGTGGTGGACTATGAGGAAAGCGACACAAGAAGTTTGAGTTACGCGAGCAAATCTAACAGCTTCGATGCAAATGAGTCCAGCTTTCGGAGCTTTTGCCCGTCGAAGCCGCACAAAGGCAACGATATACGATGGGATGCCATACAATGCGTGAAAGCTAAAGATGGGGACTTGGGGCTAGGCCATTTCAGGCTTTTGAAGAAGCTCGGGTGTGGGGATATAGGGAGCGTGTATTTGGCGGAGTTAAGAGGAATCGGTTGTTTGTTTGCGATGAAGGTGATGGATAAGGGCATGTTGGCTGGGAGGAAGAAGCTGGTGAGAGCTCAGACTGAGAGGGACATATTGGGTTTGTTGGACCACCCCTTCCTTCCGACCCTTTATTCCCATTTCGAGACCGAAAAGTTCTCTTGCTTGTTAATGGAGTTTTGCTGCGGTGGGGATCTTCATACGCTCCGGCAGCGCCAGCCTGGCAAGCATTTTACGGAACAGGCAGCCAA ATTTTATGCTTCTGAAGTGTTACTTGCGCTTGAGTACCTACACATGATGGGAGTGGTGTACAGAGACTTAAAGCCTGAAAATGTATTGGTGAGGGAGGATGGCCATATCATGCTCTCTGATTTTGATTTGTCGTTAAGATGCTATGTGAGTCCCACCCTTGTTCACTCCAGTATAGAGCCATCCTGCCGGATATCTTCTTATTGTATTCAGCCGTCGTGCATTGATCCAGCCTGCAAACTTCCTGTTTGTGTGGAGCCTTCCTGCTTGCAACCTTCTTGTTTTAAGCCTCATTTTTTCAATTCCAAAAGAACAAAGGTGAGGAGTGAAAAAATGGCAAATGCAGATTCACTTCCTGTACTAATTGCAGAACCAACCAGTGCCCGCTCTATGTCATTTGTTGGAACCCATGAATACTTAGCTCCTGAGATAATAAGAGGGGATGGTCACGGGAGTGCTGTTGATTGGTGGACATTTGGTATTTTCTTGTATGAGTTGCTACATGGGAGGACACCATTTAAAGGCAGTGGAAACCGAGAGACATTATTCAATGTTGTTGGTCAGCCCCTAAAATTTCTAGACGGATCCACCAGTATCAGCTTTGCTGCTAAAGATTTGATCCGGGGCCTCCTTGTAAAGGACCCACAAAAGAGATTAGGATTCAAAAGAGGTGCTACTGAGATCAAACAGCATCCCTTCTTTGAAACTGTTAATTGGGCTCTCATCCGCAGTACTCACCCTCCAGAAATTCCAAAACCAGTTGATCTTTCATTTTTGAACCACACATTTAAGTCGTCGGTGCCTCCGAACGACAAAGGTGCAACTGACTC